Proteins from a genomic interval of Gopherus evgoodei ecotype Sinaloan lineage chromosome 7, rGopEvg1_v1.p, whole genome shotgun sequence:
- the LOC115655189 gene encoding uncharacterized protein LOC115655189 has protein sequence MGSWPWLPETQPVVSVGNSLVCLSPASVMQPPLEWGVAAAQHASIVQEGEWALYQIDAAGLGRSGIWPGGGDQAPASVKSQQPRPPGVDILPPPPAAPHPELWLQSFCLPPRCLVGSTKQEKSWSHQVSTHRLLLGRTFPPPPSSPRPVLSPSPGGGVLKTQAAPSAGVACGEERLLLRSCQLDRLWLPGFPSIGLAVTPAQRPGTLLASTHCSMSRRGRGPRKGLPCPHLLQPAPLPLGQAQPPGHLPRLSSPAMCSGCSQARLGTAWGRQACPCGCCREPLPTSPLAPGAPRGQLRLSEQPHMAGRAQPLSKAHASCGHQLSLAPNTSSGEAAETWPR, from the coding sequence ATGGGCAGTTGGCCATGGCTTCCCGAAACTCAGCCTGTGGTTTCAGTTGGAAACTCATTGGTGTGTCTGTCACCTGCCTCtgtaatgcagccacctctggagtggggcGTGGCTGCTGCACAGCATGCCAGCATAGTGCAGGAAGGGGAGTGGGCATTGTATCAGATtgatgcagcagggctggggaggagtggaatttggccaggaggCGGGGATCAGGCCCCTGCTTCTGTTAAATCCCAGCAGCCAAGGCCCCCTGGTGTGGacatcctccctcctccccccgcagccCCTCACCCTGAGTTGTGGCTGCAGAGCTTTTGTTTGCCACCAAGGTGCCTGGTGGGAAGCACAAAGCAGGAGAAGAGCTGGAGCCATCAGGTGAGCACTCACAGGCTCCTCCTGGGAcggacctttcccccaccccccagttctcCCCGCCCAGTGCTCTCCCCAAGCCCTGGGGGAGGTGTATTAAAGACCCAGGCAGCCCCATCTGCAGGGGTGGCATGTGGGGAAGAGAGGCTTCTGCTCAGATCCTGCCAGCTAGACAGGCTGTGGCTTCCCGGCTTCCCCAGCATCGGCCTGGCTGTGACTCCAGCCCAAAGGCCTGGCACCCTCCTggccagcacccactgctccatgagcaggaggggaaggggtcccaggaaggggttaCCCTGTCCCCATCTCCTCCAGCCAGCACCCCTCCcgctggggcaggcccagcccccagGCCATCTGCCTAGGCTCAGCTCGCCCGCCATGTGCTCCGGGTGCTCTCAGGCACGGCTTGGCACGGCTTGGGGAAGGCAGGCGTGTCCATGTGGCTGCTGCAGAgagccccttcccacctcccctctGGCCCCGGGTGCCCCGAGGGGCCAGCTGCGTCTGAGTGAGCAGCCCCACATGGCAGGAAGGGCCCAACCGCTCTCTAAGGCTCACGCATCCTGTGGGCACCAGCTGAGCCTGGCCCCAAACACATCATCTGGGGAGGCAGCTGAAACTTGGCCCAGGTGA